The Nostoc sp. 'Peltigera membranacea cyanobiont' N6 genome contains the following window.
TGAAATTGCTGTGACTATAACTTGGGTAAGAATAGCGGTTCCTGTAGCAGTGATCCCCAACTTAGCAATTGTTCCAGAATTGCAGATAATAGAATCTACGGCATTGTAAACCCGAATATAAAACTGCTCCCCAACATTCATTACTTCAGCTCCGCGACGCAGATTATCAACACCTACTTCCCACAGGATGTTGTCAGCACCATTTGAGCCACCTTGAGAGCGTGGAATGATATGGCTACCATGTTTATCGCTCAAGAATTCACGAATAGTCCGTTCGTTAGCTCCTAGCTTTGATGTACCAGGAATTTTCTCAAAAAGCTTCATTACATCTGCGTCAGAGCGAGGTAAATCTCCGGTTCTTAGACCAGCACGATACCTCAATCTATATGCAATCTTGGGCATCTCTAGAGCTAGTTCCGCAGCAGTCCTTGGTAAGTTTTGCAAAGCCTCAGCTACAGCTACACTCGAAGTTGTCACACTAATAGCAGTGCCTTCTAATGCTTTACCCACATTTTGTACAGCTTGAAAACCTTGCTGTGCTGTTGCAGGCAAATCATTAATTGCATTAATACTTGAGGTAGTAATCTCTACAGCAGTATTTTTTATTCCATCAACTACTTCTTCTATACCCTTTGCTGTATTAGTTGCTGCTTCTTGCGCTTTATCTTTGAGCGTATCCGCCAAATTTCGTGCTTGGTTGATGAAATCCATGTTTCAGTAAACTGTTGTTTTGATAATTCAGTATTTAGTTCAGCTTCTCCCCTCAAAGCTAAGAACCACATCAGCATTAATCATGAACTTTCAAGGGAATATTTAAAGAGATAGTAAGGAATTTATAAATTTAGGTTGTGCTAGCTTATAAATTGAACTATGAGCTAG
Protein-coding sequences here:
- a CDS encoding HNH endonuclease yields the protein MDFINQARNLADTLKDKAQEAATNTAKGIEEVVDGIKNTAVEITTSSINAINDLPATAQQGFQAVQNVGKALEGTAISVTTSSVAVAEALQNLPRTAAELALEMPKIAYRLRYRAGLRTGDLPRSDADVMKLFEKIPGTSKLGANERTIREFLSDKHGSHIIPRSQGGSNGADNILWEVGVDNLRRGAEVMNVGEQFYIRVYNAVDSIICNSGTIAKLGITATGTAILTQVIVTAISYSLDLYRGDITVEEYKSLVLEAAKAAGIATPIVFLVLVAVLALFPEFTVVLSAPVVIAGFNALFGMSIAMPIVQSLLRHAQAGGFGIETADAYRNALGGSAPT